The following are encoded in a window of Pseudalgibacter alginicilyticus genomic DNA:
- a CDS encoding acyl-CoA carboxylase subunit beta, which yields MANQDKINELIEKRVKAKLGGGEKRIDSQHAKGKLTARERIDILLDDDSFEEFDMFVTHRTKSFGLDKQIYLSDGVVTGHGTIDGRIVYIFAQDFTVFGGSLSETYALKICKIMDMAMKIGVPVIGLNDSGGARIQEGVRSLAGYAEIFQRNIMASGVIPQISSILGPCAGGAVYSPALTDFTIMTDQTSYMFVTGPKVVQAVTGENVTTEQLGGAKIHSTKSGVSHFLAANDEENLLLIRKLLSYLPSNNLEDPPTVVTSDPIDRLDDVLNDIIPENSNQPYDILDVITTITDNGEFTEVHRDYAKNIVVGFGRFNGRSTGIVANQPKYFAGVLDTEASRKAARFVRFCDAFNIPIITLVDVPGFLPGTGQEYAGIILHGAKLLFAYGEATVPKVTITLRKSYGGAHDVMSCKQLRGDLNYAWPTAEIAVMGAKGAVEVLEGSKISKIEDADEKLHYITEKEDEYNTKFANPYVAAKYGFIDDVIEPRNTRFRIIRALELLSNKKEVNPPKKHSNIPL from the coding sequence ATGGCAAATCAAGATAAAATTAATGAGCTCATAGAAAAAAGAGTTAAAGCAAAATTGGGAGGAGGCGAAAAACGTATCGATTCTCAACATGCTAAAGGAAAGCTTACTGCACGTGAAAGAATAGATATTCTTTTGGATGATGATAGTTTTGAAGAGTTTGATATGTTCGTAACACATCGAACAAAATCATTTGGACTCGATAAACAAATATATCTATCGGATGGTGTAGTAACAGGACATGGTACCATTGATGGCAGAATTGTATACATTTTTGCACAAGATTTTACCGTGTTTGGAGGGTCGCTTTCTGAAACTTATGCCTTAAAAATTTGTAAAATTATGGACATGGCTATGAAAATTGGTGTGCCAGTGATAGGCTTAAATGATAGCGGAGGTGCTCGTATTCAAGAAGGTGTGCGTTCATTAGCAGGATATGCTGAGATTTTTCAGCGTAATATTATGGCGTCAGGTGTTATCCCACAAATATCATCTATTCTGGGGCCTTGTGCAGGTGGGGCAGTATATTCACCAGCCCTAACGGATTTTACTATTATGACAGATCAAACGAGTTACATGTTTGTAACTGGACCTAAAGTAGTGCAAGCAGTTACAGGTGAAAACGTAACTACGGAGCAATTAGGAGGTGCAAAAATTCATTCTACAAAATCTGGTGTGTCACATTTCTTAGCTGCAAATGATGAAGAAAATCTTTTACTTATAAGAAAATTATTAAGTTACCTACCTTCTAATAATTTGGAAGATCCTCCAACAGTTGTTACAAGTGACCCTATTGATAGATTAGATGATGTTTTAAATGATATTATACCAGAAAATTCAAATCAACCTTACGATATTTTAGATGTTATTACCACTATTACGGATAATGGCGAATTTACAGAAGTCCATAGAGATTATGCCAAAAATATAGTTGTTGGTTTTGGTAGATTTAATGGACGCTCTACCGGTATTGTAGCAAACCAACCTAAATATTTTGCAGGTGTATTAGACACTGAAGCTTCAAGAAAAGCAGCAAGGTTTGTACGCTTTTGTGATGCTTTTAACATTCCTATTATAACTTTAGTGGATGTGCCAGGGTTCTTACCAGGTACTGGACAGGAATATGCAGGTATTATTTTACATGGTGCAAAATTATTATTTGCCTATGGAGAAGCTACAGTACCTAAAGTAACTATTACACTACGAAAATCATACGGAGGTGCACATGACGTAATGAGTTGTAAACAATTAAGAGGCGATTTAAATTACGCATGGCCTACAGCAGAAATAGCTGTCATGGGAGCCAAAGGAGCTGTGGAAGTATTGGAAGGTTCTAAAATTAGCAAAATTGAAGATGCTGATGAGAAACTTCATTACATAACTGAAAAAGAGGATGAGTACAATACTAAGTTTGCCAATCCTTACGTGGCAGCAAAATATGGCTTTATTGATGATGTTATAGAGCCCAGAAATACACGTTTTAGAATTATTAGAGCTTTAGAACTTCTTAGTAATAAGAAAGAAGTTAATCCGCCAAAAAAACATTCAAATATCCCATTATAA
- the mce gene encoding methylmalonyl-CoA epimerase, with protein MNISHIEHIGIAVDNLEDSIKYYEDVLGLKCYAIEEVVDQKVKTAFFLVGTTKIELLESTSPDGPIGKFISKKGQGIHHIAFAVDNATQALKLAEERGVTVIDKESRKGAEGLNIGFLHPKSTLGVLTELCSKS; from the coding sequence ATGAATATTTCGCATATAGAACATATTGGTATAGCCGTAGATAATTTAGAAGATTCCATTAAATATTATGAAGATGTCTTGGGGTTGAAATGCTATGCTATTGAAGAGGTTGTTGATCAAAAAGTGAAGACAGCCTTTTTTTTGGTAGGTACTACAAAAATTGAATTATTAGAAAGCACTTCTCCAGATGGTCCTATTGGTAAATTTATTTCTAAAAAAGGTCAAGGTATACATCATATAGCATTTGCTGTTGATAATGCAACACAGGCTTTAAAATTAGCTGAAGAGCGAGGTGTAACAGTAATAGATAAAGAATCCAGAAAAGGAGCAGAAGGTTTAAATATTGGATTTCTTCATCCAAAATCCACTTTAGGTGTACTCACAGAACTTTGTTCAAAATCATAA
- a CDS encoding VOC family protein, producing the protein METSFHMSLPCLSVKETKNFYQNTIETSLGRSTQNWVDINLYGHQLTFIKAAKFNFTNPNYVFEGKILPSFHFGIIVDFKTWDHIYTKFRNKDLELVEEITFLKNKAGEHVSFFIKDPNDYMLEFKSFKQPKEMFN; encoded by the coding sequence ATGGAAACATCATTTCACATGTCGTTACCATGTTTAAGTGTAAAAGAAACTAAAAACTTTTACCAAAACACTATAGAAACTTCATTAGGGAGATCAACTCAAAACTGGGTTGATATTAATTTGTACGGTCATCAATTGACCTTTATAAAAGCTGCAAAGTTTAATTTTACAAATCCTAATTATGTTTTTGAGGGTAAAATTTTACCATCCTTTCATTTTGGTATTATTGTAGATTTTAAAACGTGGGACCACATTTACACAAAGTTTAGAAACAAAGATTTAGAACTGGTTGAAGAAATCACTTTTTTAAAAAATAAAGCAGGTGAGCACGTGTCATTTTTCATAAAAGACCCTAATGATTATATGTTAGAGTTTAAAAGTTTTAAACAGCCAAAAGAAATGTTTAATTAA
- a CDS encoding deoxyhypusine synthase family protein: MSTKGPISQFIEKHYLHFNAAALVDAAKGYEAQLESGAKMLVSLAGAMSTAELGKSFAEMIRQDKVQIISCTGANLEEDIMNLVAHSHYKRVPNYRDLTPQEEWDLLEKGLNRVTDTCIPEHEAFRRLQEHIHKIWKDADDKGERYLPHEYMYKMLLSGVLEEYYEIDLKDSWMYAAAEKNLPIIVPGWEDSTMGNIFASYVLKGELKASTMKSGIEYMTFLADWYTDNSEKGIGFFQIGGGIAGDFPICVVPMLYQDLERTDTPFWSYFCQISDSTTSYGSYSGAVPNEKITWGKLDINTPKFIIESDATIVAPLIFAYLLDM; encoded by the coding sequence ATGAGTACTAAAGGACCTATTTCACAATTTATAGAAAAACATTATTTACATTTTAATGCAGCTGCTTTAGTAGATGCTGCTAAAGGCTATGAGGCGCAATTAGAAAGTGGAGCAAAAATGTTGGTTTCGCTTGCAGGTGCTATGAGTACTGCTGAGTTGGGTAAAAGTTTTGCTGAAATGATTCGTCAAGATAAAGTACAAATTATATCTTGTACTGGTGCTAATTTAGAAGAAGATATCATGAATTTGGTGGCACATTCGCATTACAAACGTGTGCCAAATTATCGAGATTTAACACCACAGGAAGAATGGGATTTGTTAGAAAAAGGTTTAAACCGTGTAACGGATACATGTATTCCTGAGCATGAAGCTTTTAGGCGTTTGCAGGAGCATATTCATAAAATATGGAAAGATGCAGATGATAAAGGTGAACGTTATTTGCCACATGAGTATATGTATAAAATGTTATTGTCTGGCGTGCTTGAAGAATATTATGAAATTGATTTAAAAGATTCTTGGATGTACGCTGCTGCCGAGAAAAATTTACCTATTATTGTTCCAGGTTGGGAAGATAGTACCATGGGGAATATTTTTGCAAGTTATGTCTTGAAAGGCGAATTGAAAGCAAGTACCATGAAATCTGGTATTGAATATATGACCTTTTTAGCCGATTGGTATACTGATAATTCAGAAAAAGGTATTGGGTTTTTTCAAATAGGTGGTGGTATTGCTGGCGATTTTCCAATTTGCGTGGTACCAATGTTGTATCAAGATTTAGAACGTACCGATACACCATTTTGGAGTTATTTTTGCCAAATTAGTGATTCTACTACCAGTTACGGCTCGTATTCTGGTGCTGTTCCAAATGAAAAAATCACTTGGGGGAAATTAGATATAAACACTCCAAAATTTATTATTGAAAGTGATGCAACCATTGTTGCCCCACTAATATTTGCTTACCTTTTAGATATGTAA
- the speB gene encoding agmatinase, whose amino-acid sequence MQTKTYAGIPEEFSKLEQSKIVLIPVPYGGTSTWQKGAENGPEAFLHASENMECYDIETGTEVYQQGVYLADAVTENESPESMVDAVHKATKKYIKKNKFVTIFGGEHSISIGTIRAFNEMFPSLTVLHIDAHADLRKSYNGSKYNHACAVYEASQTTNLIQVGIRSMDVMEKTVMDEDKTYFAHEMAVDDTWIDSAIDQMTDNVFITFDLDALDPSIMPSTGTPEPGGLFWYETLDFLKQVFAEKNVVGFDIVELCPNKNDKSSDFLAAKLYYKMLSYKFAGDEIEDEYDNSYEGSKYSGNNSKFEEDDEY is encoded by the coding sequence ATGCAGACTAAAACGTATGCTGGAATTCCAGAAGAATTCTCGAAATTAGAACAATCAAAAATTGTTTTAATTCCTGTGCCTTATGGCGGAACAAGTACATGGCAAAAAGGTGCTGAAAATGGGCCAGAAGCATTTTTACATGCTTCCGAAAACATGGAGTGTTATGATATTGAAACCGGAACAGAAGTATATCAACAAGGGGTGTATTTGGCAGATGCTGTTACTGAAAATGAATCACCAGAATCTATGGTTGACGCGGTACATAAAGCCACAAAAAAGTACATCAAAAAAAATAAGTTTGTAACTATTTTTGGAGGAGAACACTCTATATCTATTGGAACCATCCGAGCTTTTAATGAAATGTTTCCAAGTTTAACTGTGTTGCATATTGATGCACATGCAGATTTACGTAAAAGTTATAATGGTTCAAAATACAACCATGCTTGTGCGGTTTATGAAGCCAGCCAAACTACTAACTTGATTCAGGTGGGTATTCGTTCGATGGATGTTATGGAAAAAACGGTTATGGATGAAGATAAAACTTATTTTGCTCATGAAATGGCGGTAGATGATACTTGGATAGATTCAGCAATTGATCAAATGACAGATAATGTGTTTATTACATTTGATTTAGACGCTTTAGATCCTTCAATTATGCCAAGTACAGGAACACCAGAGCCAGGAGGATTGTTTTGGTACGAAACCTTAGATTTTTTAAAACAAGTATTTGCTGAAAAAAATGTCGTGGGTTTTGATATTGTAGAACTTTGTCCAAATAAAAACGATAAATCATCAGATTTTTTAGCAGCTAAACTATACTATAAAATGCTTAGCTATAAGTTTGCTGGTGATGAAATAGAGGATGAATATGACAACTCTTATGAGGGGTCAAAATATAGTGGAAATAATTCAAAATTTGAAGAAGACGATGAGTACTAA
- a CDS encoding arginine decarboxylase, translating into MNTKYIDLINQTFDFPQEEFKLEEKTLQFHDVDLMELVEQYGAPLKFSYLPQISNNINKAKGWFAKAIKENKYKGKYNYCYCTKSSHFKHVLNEALKNDIHIETSSAFDIDIVESLKKEGKINNDTYVISNGFKRAQYVTNLARLINGGHQNCIPIIDNYEEIDLLSQEIEGKFNVGIRIASEEEPKFEFYTSRLGIGYKNIVPFYKNQIQNNKKVKLKMLHFFINTGIRDNAYYWNELSKCLKVYIALKRICPSLDSLNIGGGFPIKNSLAFDFDYEYMVNEIINQIKLACDEEEVKVPNIFTEFGSFTVGESGGAIYEVLYQKQQNDREKWNMINSSFITTLPDTWAINKRFIMLPVNRWHDSYERVLLGGLTCDSDDYYNSEQHMNAIYLPKYNKDKPLYIGFFNIGAYQETIGGFGGLQHCLIPSPKHILIDKDADGNITTELFSEQQKSEDLLKILGYAD; encoded by the coding sequence ATGAATACTAAATATATAGATTTAATAAATCAGACTTTTGATTTTCCTCAAGAAGAATTTAAACTTGAGGAAAAAACCTTGCAGTTTCACGATGTAGATTTAATGGAGTTAGTTGAGCAATACGGAGCTCCTTTAAAGTTTAGTTATCTGCCACAGATTTCCAATAATATAAATAAAGCCAAAGGTTGGTTTGCAAAAGCCATAAAAGAGAATAAGTATAAAGGCAAGTATAACTATTGCTATTGTACTAAAAGTTCTCACTTTAAGCATGTATTAAATGAGGCCTTGAAGAACGATATTCATATTGAAACTTCGTCTGCTTTTGATATAGATATTGTTGAAAGCCTAAAAAAAGAAGGGAAAATTAATAATGACACCTATGTTATTAGCAATGGTTTTAAGCGTGCACAGTATGTTACTAATTTAGCTAGGTTGATTAATGGTGGGCATCAAAATTGTATTCCTATCATTGATAATTATGAAGAGATAGATTTATTGTCTCAAGAAATAGAAGGTAAATTTAACGTTGGTATTCGAATTGCGTCTGAAGAAGAACCAAAATTTGAGTTTTATACTTCCCGATTAGGAATAGGCTATAAAAACATAGTTCCTTTTTATAAAAATCAAATTCAGAATAATAAAAAAGTCAAATTGAAAATGTTGCACTTTTTTATTAATACAGGAATTAGAGATAATGCATATTATTGGAATGAATTGTCAAAATGTTTAAAAGTTTATATTGCTTTAAAAAGAATCTGTCCTTCATTGGATAGTTTGAATATTGGTGGGGGATTCCCAATAAAAAATTCATTGGCTTTCGATTTTGATTATGAGTATATGGTCAATGAAATTATAAACCAAATAAAACTGGCTTGTGATGAAGAAGAGGTAAAAGTGCCAAACATCTTTACTGAGTTTGGAAGTTTTACAGTTGGTGAAAGTGGAGGTGCTATTTATGAAGTGCTGTATCAAAAGCAACAAAATGATCGTGAAAAGTGGAATATGATAAATTCATCTTTCATAACAACCTTACCTGATACATGGGCTATAAATAAGCGTTTTATCATGTTGCCTGTAAATAGATGGCACGATAGTTATGAGCGCGTATTGTTAGGAGGGTTAACTTGCGATAGTGATGATTATTACAATAGCGAACAACACATGAATGCTATTTATTTGCCAAAATATAATAAAGATAAGCCCTTGTATATTGGGTTTTTCAATATAGGAGCCTATCAAGAAACCATTGGTGGGTTTGGAGGGTTGCAACACTGCTTGATTCCATCTCCAAAACATATTTTAATTGATAAAGATGCTGATGGCAACATCACAACAGAATTATTTAGCGAACAACAAAAAAGTGAAGACTTACTTAAAATTTTAGGTTATGCAGACTAA
- a CDS encoding TatD family hydrolase, whose protein sequence is MIITDTHTHLYSEAFDEDRHEAINRAIEQGISRFFIPAIDSTYTQKMLQLEKDYPKNIFLMMGLHPTHVKNDYQEELKHVEEMLSKRKFYAVGEVGIDLYWDKSTLKIQQEAFKYQIQLAKKHKLPIVIHCRDAFDEIFETLEGEKDDDLFGILHCFTGTLKQAHQALSYNMKLGIGGVATFKNGKIDQFLNQIDLKHIVLETDSPYLAPVPYRGKRNESSYLLKILEKLSHIYNISIEDIAEITTKNSKIIFGI, encoded by the coding sequence ATGATTATTACTGACACCCACACACACCTCTACAGCGAGGCTTTTGATGAAGATAGGCATGAAGCAATAAACCGAGCTATTGAGCAAGGTATTTCAAGATTTTTTATCCCAGCTATCGATTCTACTTATACTCAAAAAATGCTTCAGCTAGAAAAAGATTATCCCAAAAACATTTTCTTAATGATGGGTTTACACCCAACTCATGTGAAGAATGATTACCAAGAAGAATTAAAACATGTTGAAGAAATGCTCTCCAAACGTAAATTTTATGCCGTAGGTGAAGTTGGCATCGATTTATATTGGGATAAATCAACACTCAAAATACAACAAGAAGCATTCAAGTATCAAATACAGTTAGCAAAAAAGCACAAACTACCTATTGTAATTCATTGTAGAGATGCTTTTGATGAAATTTTTGAAACTTTAGAAGGTGAAAAAGACGATGATTTATTCGGGATCCTACATTGTTTTACAGGTACTTTAAAACAAGCTCACCAAGCTTTATCCTACAATATGAAATTGGGCATTGGTGGGGTAGCAACATTCAAAAACGGAAAAATAGATCAATTTTTAAATCAAATTGATTTAAAACATATTGTATTAGAAACTGATTCCCCTTATTTAGCACCCGTACCATACAGAGGCAAACGCAATGAAAGCTCATACCTATTAAAAATCTTAGAAAAACTTTCTCATATATATAACATATCTATTGAAGATATTGCTGAAATAACAACAAAAAATTCTAAAATCATTTTTGGAATTTAA
- a CDS encoding asparaginase, protein MTKPNILLIYTGGTIGMIRNSKTGTLDVFNFRNLLEKIPELQLIDCNIDTISFDQPIDSSNMTPEYWIQIAEIIEINYNIFDGFVVLHGSDTMSYTSSALSFMLENLTKPVIFTGSQLPIGDLRTDAKENLITAIQIASLQEHNEPVIKEVCLYFEYKLYRGNRTSKINAEHFQAFASSNYPDLAESGVRLKINHQYLFNPDMSKALMVHKKMDPHVGIIKLFPGITKTFLQSIFNTPKLKAVILETYGAGNCTTQSWFTDLLKVTIRKGIHIINITQCNGGNVNMGDYATSEHLKNIGVISGKDLTIEAGITKLMYLLGNNTATNLFKTTYEASIRGELT, encoded by the coding sequence ATGACTAAACCAAACATACTTTTAATTTATACTGGTGGTACTATTGGTATGATTAGAAATTCAAAAACAGGAACATTAGACGTTTTCAATTTTAGAAATCTATTAGAAAAAATCCCAGAACTACAATTAATAGATTGCAACATTGACACCATTTCTTTTGACCAACCTATAGATTCCAGCAATATGACTCCCGAATATTGGATTCAAATTGCCGAAATAATAGAAATTAATTATAATATTTTTGATGGATTTGTAGTGTTACACGGTAGTGACACCATGAGTTACACCTCTTCTGCACTAAGTTTCATGTTAGAAAACTTAACAAAACCTGTTATATTTACAGGGTCTCAATTACCTATTGGCGATTTACGTACCGATGCTAAAGAGAACTTAATAACAGCCATTCAAATAGCATCGTTGCAAGAACACAACGAACCTGTAATAAAAGAAGTTTGTTTGTATTTTGAATACAAACTTTATAGAGGAAACAGAACCTCAAAAATAAATGCAGAGCATTTTCAAGCATTTGCTTCTTCTAACTATCCAGATTTAGCCGAATCTGGAGTTCGTTTAAAAATTAACCATCAATATTTATTTAATCCAGATATGAGCAAAGCACTCATGGTTCATAAAAAAATGGACCCTCATGTAGGGATTATTAAGCTATTTCCTGGTATTACTAAAACATTTTTACAAAGTATCTTTAATACCCCAAAGCTAAAAGCAGTTATTTTAGAAACATATGGCGCAGGCAACTGCACAACCCAATCTTGGTTTACAGATTTATTGAAAGTTACAATAAGAAAAGGCATCCATATTATAAATATAACACAATGTAATGGAGGGAATGTTAATATGGGCGATTATGCAACGAGTGAACATTTAAAAAATATTGGTGTAATTTCAGGAAAAGACCTAACAATAGAAGCAGGTATTACCAAATTAATGTATTTACTTGGCAATAATACAGCCACTAACTTATTCAAAACCACCTATGAAGCATCAATTAGAGGAGAATTGACTTAA
- a CDS encoding MotA/TolQ/ExbB proton channel family protein — protein sequence MKRLFSILAISGMMAFGTANATIATSTTATTVATITQGEQETATADEPLGFHQELKKRFIEGGPEFMGIVLLCLILGLAIAIERIIFLNLSSTNTKKLTQEVEDALASGGVEAAKEVCRNTKGPVASIFYQGLDRTDEGIEAAEKAVVAYGGVQMGQLEKNVSWISLFIALAPMLGFMGTVIGMIQAFDKIEAAGDMQPSLVAGGIKVALLTTVFGLVVAIILQIFYNYIIAKIDSIVNDMEDASITLMDLLIRQKK from the coding sequence ATGAAAAGATTATTTTCTATCCTTGCCATATCAGGAATGATGGCATTCGGAACAGCAAATGCAACTATTGCAACTTCAACCACTGCTACAACTGTTGCAACCATTACACAAGGGGAACAAGAAACAGCAACTGCTGACGAGCCTCTTGGATTTCATCAAGAATTAAAAAAGCGATTTATTGAAGGTGGTCCGGAATTTATGGGCATCGTATTACTGTGTTTAATTTTAGGATTAGCCATAGCAATCGAGAGAATTATCTTTTTAAACCTTTCATCAACAAATACAAAAAAATTAACTCAAGAAGTAGAAGATGCTTTAGCTTCTGGAGGTGTGGAAGCTGCTAAAGAAGTTTGCAGAAACACAAAAGGACCTGTAGCTTCTATTTTCTACCAAGGATTAGATAGAACAGATGAAGGTATTGAAGCCGCTGAAAAAGCTGTTGTAGCCTATGGAGGTGTTCAAATGGGTCAATTAGAAAAAAATGTATCATGGATATCATTATTTATAGCATTAGCTCCGATGTTAGGGTTCATGGGTACGGTAATTGGTATGATTCAAGCATTCGATAAAATTGAAGCAGCTGGTGATATGCAACCTTCACTTGTTGCAGGTGGTATTAAAGTAGCACTTTTAACAACGGTATTTGGTCTTGTTGTGGCTATTATACTTCAAATTTTTTACAATTACATTATTGCTAAAATTGATAGCATTGTTAACGATATGGAGGATGCTTCTATCACGTTAATGGATTTGCTTATCAGACAAAAAAAGTAA
- a CDS encoding ExbD/TolR family protein: MAKRAAPEVNAGSMADIAFLLLIFFLVTTTIETDSGINRKLPPMEESEEDVIIKEKNIFTVIINKHDQLLVEDEVMELKDLRAAAIEFLDNGGDGSCSYCNGSKDPKSSDNPDKAIISLANDRETSYESYISVQNELVAAYNVLRDKRSQALHGKPFSELEANYNDVNWPGNKELLKKQIDQIKVDYPQKLSEVIQK, encoded by the coding sequence ATGGCAAAAAGAGCAGCACCAGAAGTTAATGCAGGCTCCATGGCCGATATTGCCTTCTTATTATTAATATTTTTCTTGGTAACCACTACCATTGAGACAGATTCTGGTATTAACCGTAAACTGCCACCTATGGAAGAATCTGAAGAAGATGTTATCATCAAAGAAAAAAATATTTTTACTGTAATAATAAATAAACATGACCAACTACTTGTAGAAGATGAGGTTATGGAACTAAAAGATTTAAGAGCAGCTGCTATTGAATTTTTAGATAATGGAGGGGATGGTTCATGTAGCTATTGTAATGGTAGTAAAGATCCAAAATCATCAGATAACCCCGACAAAGCAATTATATCTTTGGCTAATGACAGAGAAACGTCTTATGAATCTTATATATCTGTTCAAAATGAATTGGTGGCAGCTTATAATGTTTTAAGAGATAAAAGATCTCAAGCATTACATGGAAAACCGTTCAGTGAATTAGAAGCAAATTATAACGATGTAAACTGGCCAGGAAACAAAGAGCTTTTAAAGAAGCAGATAGATCAAATAAAAGTTGACTATCCTCAAAAGCTTTCTGAAGTAATACAAAAATAA
- a CDS encoding ExbD/TolR family protein produces the protein MSKFKKKKGGDIPAVNTASLPDIVFMLLFFFMVATVMRQNTLMIENNLPFADQVEKLDKKDLVMYIYAGKPSENYKQFGTEARIQLNDKFAGVNEIAAFIAAERASKREELVPFLTTALKVDSKANMGLIGDIKQELRKVNALKINYTTKKGKVVN, from the coding sequence ATGTCTAAATTTAAAAAGAAAAAAGGAGGCGATATACCAGCTGTAAATACAGCATCTTTACCAGATATTGTATTTATGTTATTATTCTTTTTTATGGTGGCCACCGTTATGAGGCAAAACACCTTAATGATTGAGAATAATTTGCCATTTGCTGATCAAGTTGAAAAACTAGATAAGAAAGATTTAGTAATGTACATTTACGCAGGAAAACCAAGTGAAAACTATAAACAATTTGGAACTGAAGCAAGAATACAGCTTAATGATAAGTTTGCTGGAGTAAATGAAATTGCTGCTTTTATAGCTGCAGAACGCGCTTCTAAACGAGAAGAATTAGTGCCATTTTTAACTACTGCTCTAAAAGTAGATAGTAAAGCTAATATGGGATTAATTGGAGATATAAAGCAAGAATTACGTAAAGTAAATGCATTAAAAATTAACTATACTACCAAAAAAGGTAAAGTTGTTAATTAA
- a CDS encoding porin family protein: MKKTLFPILLIICYQWTFSQDTITKKIDSLYKEDQFYAGFTYNLLNNKPEEVSQSGFSTGFYLGFIKDMPLNKRRNFSIGIGLGYATNSFNQNMLISKDINENINYSILDDSSVSYSRNKFSTNLIELPIEFRWRTSTATTYDFWRIYTGFKLGYIFTHTAKYKGDLGNFKYKDITDLNVLQYGLTLSAGYSTWNFHLYYGLNNIFNNDATLNGEQINMKELKIGLMFYIL; this comes from the coding sequence ATGAAAAAAACTTTATTCCCAATACTATTAATTATATGCTACCAGTGGACATTTTCACAAGATACCATTACAAAAAAAATAGACTCCCTCTACAAAGAAGATCAATTTTACGCAGGTTTTACTTACAACTTGCTAAACAATAAGCCTGAGGAGGTTTCACAATCTGGTTTTTCAACAGGTTTCTATTTAGGGTTTATAAAAGATATGCCACTTAATAAAAGAAGAAATTTTTCTATTGGAATTGGACTTGGATACGCTACAAACTCATTCAATCAAAACATGTTGATTAGTAAAGATATAAATGAAAATATCAATTATAGTATATTAGACGATAGTTCTGTATCCTATTCTAGAAACAAATTCTCTACCAATCTTATTGAACTACCCATTGAATTTAGGTGGCGCACATCAACGGCAACTACTTATGATTTTTGGCGTATTTACACAGGTTTTAAATTAGGCTATATATTTACACATACTGCAAAGTACAAAGGTGATTTAGGAAATTTCAAATACAAAGATATCACCGATTTAAATGTGCTCCAATATGGTTTAACATTAAGCGCAGGGTATAGCACTTGGAATTTTCATCTCTATTACGGCTTAAATAACATATTTAACAATGATGCAACATTAAATGGTGAACAAATTAATATGAAAGAACTAAAAATTGGCTTAATGTTTTATATTCTTTAA